One stretch of Juglans microcarpa x Juglans regia isolate MS1-56 chromosome 3D, Jm3101_v1.0, whole genome shotgun sequence DNA includes these proteins:
- the LOC121255148 gene encoding LOW QUALITY PROTEIN: stemmadenine O-acetyltransferase-like (The sequence of the model RefSeq protein was modified relative to this genomic sequence to represent the inferred CDS: inserted 5 bases in 3 codons; deleted 1 base in 1 codon) — translation MKALLIQIISEESMKPSSPTPPHLRHYQLSFLDQIAPPVFMPLVLFFLILEAHKSLTNLRKLQLKKSLSEILTRFYPLAGRVKDNLCIDCNDEGVHYVEAKANCQLVEFLEDPVPAELNKFLPLALDDVKDLAAVVQVTSFNCGGIAIRLGMSHKVADALSFFTSLNSGNISRVAISVPSMDTDHPGEGHGIVNQVRESIRKVNVDSVKELXENEGHLNFIKERAARITKGEVESFSFTSLCRFPIYEADFGWGXPVWVGFARLTFKNLVTXFDTKSGNGIEAWINLKGEDMARFEWDEELLAHVISLASRPNEKISAF, via the exons ATGAAGGCTTTACTTATCCAAATTATCTCCGAGGAGAGCATGAAGCCCTCTTCTCCAACTCCACCCCACCTCCGCCATTACCAGCTCTCCTTTCTCGATCAAATTGCACCCCCAGTTTTTATGCCTTTGGttctcttcttccttattttagAAGCCCATAAGAGTCTGACCAACTTGCGCAAACTGCAGCTTAAGAAATCCTTGTCCGAGATTTTAACCCGATTCTACCCACTAGCAGGACGGGTTAAGGACAATCTCTGTATTGATTGCAACGACGAGGGTGTCCACTATGTTGAAGCCAAAGCCAACTGCCAACTTGTTGAATTTCTGGAGGATCCAGTTCCAGCTGAGCTCAACAAGTTTCTACCTCTAGCGCTGGACGATGTCAAGGATTTAGCTGCAGTCGTTCAAGTCACCTCGTTCAACTGCGGTGGGATTGCTATCCGTCTTGGCATGTCCCACAAGGTTGCGGACGCCTTGTCATTTTTCACGTCTCTCAACAGT GGGAACATAAGTCGGGTGGCGATCTCTGTACCGTCTATGGATACCGATCATCCTGGCGAGGGTCATGGCATCGTTAACCAAGTTAGGGAGTCTATAAGGAAAGTGAACGTGGATTCCGTGAAGGAACT CGAGAATGAGGGGCACTTGAACTTCATCAAAGAGCGAGCCGCAAGAATAACGAAAGGAGAGGTGGAATCATTCAGCTTCACCAGCTTGTGCAGGTTTCCTATATATGAAGCTGACTTTGGGTGGG AGCCGGTCTGGGTTGGCTTTGCAAGGTTGACGTTCAAGAATCTGGTCAC TTTTGACACCAAGTCAGGGAATGGAATAGAGGCTTGGATTAACCTGAAGGGGGAGGACATGGCTAGATTTGAATGGGATGAGGAGCTCCTCGCGCATGTAATCTCCCTGGCCTCGAGGCCGAACGAGAAAATTTCTGCATTCTAG